TCGGATATCAACGATCTGGCCGAGCCAACCGGCGGAGCTGAACTGATGCCGCCCGCCGCGAGTGTCGTGTTCGACCACCTCGTCAACGCCGATCCGCCCGCCCACCCGCGAATCCTTTTCGACACCGGTTGTGTGCTCGGCGGCAGCGTCGCGGGGCTGCTTGCTGCCAGGACGCTTGCTGACTTCTGTCGCCAGGTGGTGATCGTGGAGCGCGACGAACTGAGCGAACAGTCCTCGCGACCAGGCGTGCCTCAGGGACATCAGCTCCACGTGCTACTGCCCGCCGGCGGCCAATGGTTGGACCGGTGGCTGCCGGGATTCACCGATCAGGCGGTCGCGCGCGGGGCCAACCGGATCACGTCCGACGTCAAGTCACTCGACGGCCAGCCCACGGTGCCGCCTTACCGGCAGTACGAAATGCTCAGCGCGACGCGGCCGCTGCTCGAAACGGTTGTGCGTAGCGAAGTGCTGGCACGGGCCAACATCTCCGTCAAGCGCGCCCAGGCAACCGGATTGCGTTATCGGGACGGCGCGGTGACCGGCGTCGAGTTCGTCGACCGAGCAGGTGTCGGCGTCTGCCAAGCCGACTTCGTGGTCGACGCGACGGGCCGGTCCAGCCGGATCTCCCGTTGGGTCGAGGAGGCCGGCTTTGACCGCCCACGACTGGAACGCCTCGCCCTGCCCATTCATTACGCGACGGCCATCTTCGAATCCCCGGAGGAATCGGCGACTCTGCAAGTCGACGGCTGGTTGTCCATCTTCAGCCCGGGCAACGAGGTAGATGGGGTCAGCATCGCGGCAGCCGCCAGGGTCGAGAGCGGTCGATGGGTAGTCTGTTTGATCGGCTGCGGCTCCGAGCAGCCCGGCCACACACTCGACGATTTCCTGGCCAAGTGCAAGCAGCTCGAACCCGTCTTCGCGACCGTGACAGCCGGACAGCTGTGCCGCGAGGTCACCACTTACCACCAGACCGAGAGCAGGCGGCGGCATTTCACCGAGCTGACCAACTTTCCGGCGCGGCTGGTCTGTGTCGGCGACTCGGTGGCGTCCTTCAATCCCGTCTACGGACAGGGCATGTCCTCGGCAGCGCTACACGCGTCGTGCCTATCGACGTATCTGTCCGATGCCGGCGACTTCGACTCCGCCGCGCAGCCTTTCTTCCGGCTGCAACAGGTGGTCGTGGACGCGGCGTGGCAGTTGTCGACCGGCGGCGACCGTGCACGGCTGGATTTCCTGACCGGCGCGACGATCGCCGAGGCCACACGCATGCAGCGATGGACCCACGACCAGATAGCCCGCGCCACGCTGACCGACCGTGATCTCGCCGAACTCTATACCGACGTCCAGTACATGCTGCGCCATCCGTCCGCGCTGGCGCATCCCGCGATCTTGGAGCGGGCGGTCGTTATCAATTTGACCGCATCCTAACCCGGTTGAAAGGTTGTGCCGTCGCTGCGCGTGAGCGGCGTGCGCTGCAACGCGGTCATGCGTTCGGTGAACTCCTTGATCAGATAGGTCTGCCGGTCGGTCGCCGTCTTCGCCGCGGCAGCCGCGGTATCGACGATCAACTTCGCCAAGGCTCCAGATCCGTTGTGGTAGGCGTTGTCTCCCAGCCACAATCCCGTCATCTCACCCTGGCCGTTGACTTCCACACTCACCGCCTTGCACCGACTCGTGACACGGACCGAGATCGACTTGCAGTGCTGATCCAAAGCTTGGATCAAATCCCGCTGCCGCCCGATGCGCGCGAGCAGTGAATCCGCCAGCCCGCCGGTCAAATCCGAGTCATCCACGTGTCGGGAGCACTGTCGTCGTCGGCTCCGCGAAGTTCGGCTTCGGCGTCGGCCAATGCCTCGAAGGTACTGAGATCAAGG
This Mycobacterium simiae DNA region includes the following protein-coding sequences:
- a CDS encoding NAD(P)/FAD-dependent oxidoreductase, with translation MPPAASVVFDHLVNADPPAHPRILFDTGCVLGGSVAGLLAARTLADFCRQVVIVERDELSEQSSRPGVPQGHQLHVLLPAGGQWLDRWLPGFTDQAVARGANRITSDVKSLDGQPTVPPYRQYEMLSATRPLLETVVRSEVLARANISVKRAQATGLRYRDGAVTGVEFVDRAGVGVCQADFVVDATGRSSRISRWVEEAGFDRPRLERLALPIHYATAIFESPEESATLQVDGWLSIFSPGNEVDGVSIAAAARVESGRWVVCLIGCGSEQPGHTLDDFLAKCKQLEPVFATVTAGQLCREVTTYHQTESRRRHFTELTNFPARLVCVGDSVASFNPVYGQGMSSAALHASCLSTYLSDAGDFDSAAQPFFRLQQVVVDAAWQLSTGGDRARLDFLTGATIAEATRMQRWTHDQIARATLTDRDLAELYTDVQYMLRHPSALAHPAILERAVVINLTAS
- a CDS encoding YbaB/EbfC family nucleoid-associated protein codes for the protein MDDSDLTGGLADSLLARIGRQRDLIQALDQHCKSISVRVTSRCKAVSVEVNGQGEMTGLWLGDNAYHNGSGALAKLIVDTAAAAAKTATDRQTYLIKEFTERMTALQRTPLTRSDGTTFQPG